In the genome of Cupriavidus sp. WKF15, the window CTGGTCGCGGCAATCGGGCTGGCGCTGTTGCTTGGCGTCGTCGCACTTGCCATTCAAGTTTTTCTGGGACGTCCGCTCGGCGCCCTGTTGCGCAACTGTGCCGCGTCCGAGGCCACACGCGAAGATAGCGCCGGCCTCGGCACACCTGATGAATTCCATCAGATTCGCCAACTCGTCACGGACCTGCGTGCCCGTGTCGCGTCCGCGCAAAGCGAACTCGCATTGTCGGTGGAGCAGCGCCGACAGCAAGAAATCGCGCTGCGCTCCAGCGAAGAGCGCTACGCGCTGGCCATGCGCAGCGCCGATGACGGACTGTGGGAATGGAATTTCCAGACCAACCAAATCCACCTGTCGCAACGCTGGAAGGCCATGCTCGGCTTTGAGGAAGAGGAAATCCCGGACAGCCTGCAGGCCTGGAGGGAACGGGTGCATCCCGCCGATTTGCAAGCCGTCGAGCAAGCCTTGGCAAGGCATATCGAAGGGGCCAGCCCGCGTTATCAGCAGCAGTGCCGGCTGCTGCACAAGGATGGGCATTACCGGTGGGTCAATTCCCTGGGCAGCGCCATTCGCCATGCCAACGGCAAGGCTTTGCGGCTAGTCGGCCTGGACACCGATGTGACCCGGATCAAGCGAGTCGAGGACATTCTCAGGCACATCGTCGAAGGCACCGCCGGCACCTGTGGCGACGAATTCTTTCGTGCTCTGGTGCGCCACTTCGCCGCTGCCCTGGATGTTCCCTGCGCCTTTGTCACGGAGTGCACGGGGTGGCCACCGCGACGGGTCCACACACTGGCCTTCTGGTTCAAGGACGACTTTCGCGAAAACGTCGAATATGACCTCGCCGGTACACCCTGCGAAGCCGTTTTCGAGCAGGGCGCGCCGGTGTTCTATCCGGAAGGCATTGGCGCTCTGTTTCCGCGGGAGCAGGGCTTCGAATGCTATTACGGCTTGCCGATCCAGGACAGCCAAGGCAAGGTGATCGGGCATATGGCCTTCCTCAATATTCGAAAAATGAAAGAGGAAGAAGTCTTGATGGACTATGTCTACCGCATCTTCACCGCGCGCGCTGCCGCCGAGATAGAGCGCAAGGCCGTTCTCGAGCACCTGACCCGTGCGCAGGCGGCGCCGGGTGCCAGATAGCACCGCGCGGGCTACGCGCGAGCGCCGCTTGACGGCCACGCCATCTGTCGCCACCTGACGCGGCCATGGGTGGCGCCACAAGACCAGCCCGTCCTTCCGATGCTGCATTTCCGACCGCACACGATCGAGCATGACGTCTCGCGTCGCAAGACAGCGCAAGCGATTTGCTGGTGGCAAAACTGTGCGACGGAAGTGGGCTTTAGCCATCAGAGCGCGACGCGGCTAGCTTTATCGCTCCTGCATGGAAAGGGCGTAGCAACACTCAGTGGTGCGCCGTGATGAAAATTTGATCTTTGACGGATCAATGCGTGAGTTCTCTTGCGCACACTACAGCCAAGGACAAGCACTCAGCCTGTCTGAGCAAACCTTGCGGCGTCCCGGCTCAGCCCCGCAGCGCACAAGTCATAGTGAACGGAACCCTGTAACCACCTGAAAAGGAGTGGAAAATGCTGAAGAACGTCTTATTGCTCGTTGCGGCGAGTGCCGCGCTCGGTGCTGGAGTAGCCCATGCAGGCATCGGGATGCGGGACGTCTACACCGATGGCGCTGTGAAGGAGCAGGAGCCCTACACCAATGGTGGCAGAGCAAGCACCGATCGGTGGGATGTGTTTACGGACGGCGCGAGAATCACCAACCGCGATGGATATATCGAAGGGCGCTCAGAAAAGTAAGTGCCGACGGCTTGAAGAAGCCACCAAGTGATGGGCGCGACCTCTGTGCGACCATTTTAGCCCCCCGAGAGAATTTCTTTGCGGGGGCTTCTTATGGCGGTACACCGGGTCCTATAAGGCGCGCTTGACGACGCCGTCGCCACCTGGTGAGTGCTCGAAAATTTTTGTGAACCGCAGCGATGCTTTCCGACTCGGCTAGCCCTTGCATCGGGTTCGTCGAACCGGCCGCTAACCAGCTGAGCAGCAAGCCATTCGTCAAACGCCAACAGCTGTCAAACGTCAACAGCTGGCCTAGTGACCGCTTCACGCTCACGCACCGCGACAAATCCGGACGGCGGTGCTCAATGACCAACCCCGCTCATTCTGAACGGTGGTATTACTTCATAGGCGTCAGCCCTTGGCTAGGTGCGTTCACAAGCCGAGGCGGTAGCGGTCGCCGAGCCGGCGCAGCGCACGAAGCGGCTGCGACACCGATCATCATTAACCTCGACAACAAGGCCTGGATTGAACCCCGTGTCGGTCGCGACGACGCCATGAACGACCAGCGGGTCTACGACACTGAACCAGCTTATGGCATCGGATCGACACGTAGCCGATTAGGCGACCGGAAAGGTCATGTTCAAAGGTAAGAGCGATCGTTGAGGCCTGTTGCAAGCAGCGCATGGGTTGGCGGCCTATTCCACCAGAATGACAGCAAGGAACTAAGCACGCGCAGTATGCGCATGGGGTGGATGGCACATTGGCGGACCTGCTCGCTGCGGGCTTCGCCATACAGGCACCAGGTACAGAAATGCTCGCAGTTGTTACTAAGCAGCCGATAGCGGTTCTCTCCCAGGCGAGAGCGTGCCCGCCTAACCACCTCCTCGCTAGTAAAACGTGGAAGCAACCCGGTTCTTACCTCGACGTCATTGCCCGCGCCGAAGTGTTCCAGGCTCAGTTCTTCCACCGGCCCGGTGTGCAGCCCACGGCAAAGGCCCGCATAGTGCAACACGCGACCGTTGCCAACATAAATGCCGTGGTGGCAATAGCCGCGACGCGGCGTGACCAAGTGCGCGCCGATCGGCGGCTCGCGCGCCGCTTCGCACTGCGCGACCGACGCCTGCCAGCCCGTCTCGCTACCATGCGTCGCTTGCTCCTTAGCGCTTTTCCATCCTTGTACAACGCGCCCGCATGCCAATGGAGCTTGGAGGCAAGCTGTCAAAGCGGGACGAATGCAAAACCGTGCGCAATTGCGAGATTTGTTCAAATTCGCTTTGTCCATCGGCGCCAAGATGCACGGTGGAGCGTCATGGCCGCCCTTGGCTAAGGAGGCTGATGTCTCACTGAGTCGGCAGTCTTTCCTATAGGCCTTGGCGACGCCATCAAATTGCTCGCTATCGCTTGGCGCTGCAATGGCAGCCTCGGCGATATCCAGCGACAGCTTGGCTGCACGTGCACCGCTATTGATCTGTTTTCTCTTCATGATCTATACCCCGACGTGTGAATGGACAGGAGGGGTAGCTGTCTCTGCGCTGAAGTATGAGAAACAGGGCTCACACTTGCGTCGCACAATCCTCAAATTTTCTTCACGACGACCACGGCCCGCGGAACCTTCAGAGTGGGCGCTTCTGGCGGTTGCAGCGCAGTGGCACTTGGAGACTGCGCCAGAATGCAGATCAGCCGTCGACATTCGCCGGGGCGGGGGCAGCGCAACTATCCAGATCAGGATCTGAAGCAGGCGTTAGGGGCCGCCGGTGCGCTTGGCCTGATTATTGCCGACAGGCGATCCTCATCGCGCACCGGCACGACCTCATTGCGTTGTGCGAGCAGCGCATGTCGGACTATGCGAAGGCATAGGAGACGGGCCGTCTTCGGCGGCCGGTAGAGGGGGCTGGGTCGAGGTCCCCGGAAAGCTCGGCCCGTCAATGAGTCTGCATTATTGGCGGCTGACTCTACGATGAAGCCATGGAGGGCCTCCCGCCTGGCACGCGCAGGGAAGACATTCCGGATGACTGGCGCAGCCCCGGAATTCGACGTCGGCAAGGGAGACTTTGCAATCATGGTACGGTGACAGCCGACTACATTGGATCCCCCACAGCGCGGATATCCGCTGCAAGCCTGGGAGCAGGCGGACCGATCCGAAACCCCACAGTTGGTGGCGTTCCTGACCTTACCTCATAGCACACGAATTCTTACAGTTGCTATCTGTATCCAGCGGTATCCTCCCGGAAGTTTATCTATCCCCAGCAGAGAGAAAGTTGATGAGCCGCCCAGCCGTACTGACCCTTGCCGCCGCTTCGTTGCTGAGCGGTTGTGCCATTGCCCCATATGATGACGGGTACTACGGTGGCCAGGCTGCACCCTATTACGGTGGATATGCTGTACCCAGTTATGGTGGGGCGTACTTCAATTGGAGCAATGGCGGCTACTATGGCGGTAGTAGGGAATGGGACCGAGA includes:
- a CDS encoding PAS domain-containing protein translates to MGLRGKLLLPPALISVVLIGYLLLGWVPGAGPPGTRTGIALVAAIGLALLLGVVALAIQVFLGRPLGALLRNCAASEATREDSAGLGTPDEFHQIRQLVTDLRARVASAQSELALSVEQRRQQEIALRSSEERYALAMRSADDGLWEWNFQTNQIHLSQRWKAMLGFEEEEIPDSLQAWRERVHPADLQAVEQALARHIEGASPRYQQQCRLLHKDGHYRWVNSLGSAIRHANGKALRLVGLDTDVTRIKRVEDILRHIVEGTAGTCGDEFFRALVRHFAAALDVPCAFVTECTGWPPRRVHTLAFWFKDDFRENVEYDLAGTPCEAVFEQGAPVFYPEGIGALFPREQGFECYYGLPIQDSQGKVIGHMAFLNIRKMKEEEVLMDYVYRIFTARAAAEIERKAVLEHLTRAQAAPGAR
- a CDS encoding lecithin retinol acyltransferase family protein, giving the protein MGAHLVTPRRGYCHHGIYVGNGRVLHYAGLCRGLHTGPVEELSLEHFGAGNDVEVRTGLLPRFTSEEVVRRARSRLGENRYRLLSNNCEHFCTWCLYGEARSEQVRQCAIHPMRILRVLSSLLSFWWNRPPTHALLATGLNDRSYL